Proteins encoded within one genomic window of Oryza brachyantha chromosome 7, ObraRS2, whole genome shotgun sequence:
- the LOC102715037 gene encoding major facilitator superfamily domain-containing protein 12-like yields MVNIMDNQSSIEEQLDEPLGRVTILSYGSGHMLNDITSSCWFTYLLFFLTDIGLSPSDAAVVMLSGQLADGFTTIFVGELIDRFGHFKLWHAGGSILVAVSFSSVFGSCLPCKLTGTISSTMETVGYSTFAAIFNVGWAVTQVSHMSMVNCMTSNPTSRVSLISCRNAFTMIANLSLYGIALLIFSLLQSVSVIVQYRWIAYVSIALGSCFVVVFLIGTKEPGLNQHCQNKRVSRISWTHWFKKVLYYQVALVYMLTRLVTNVSQALLAFYVINDLEMPQSSKALVPAIIYVCSLIVSVILQETRWSSWRLKKYFSVGAILWILSGVGIIALPSRMHNFMYALSITIGVGNALMTVTSISMEGVLVGEDLNGCAFVYGSLSFVDKVSCGLALYILESYQGSTSTRKSLESASGYSVTRLGLGLVPAACSLLSAIIAYTMDLPDTRRRPLAEPLLA; encoded by the exons atggttAATATAATGGATAATCAGTCATCCATTGAAGAACAACTGGATGAACCATTAGGGAGAGTTACAATACTTTCCTATGGCTCTGGGCATATGCTAAATGACATCACTTCTTCGTGTTGGTTTACCTATTTGCTATTTTTCTTGACGGATATTGGGCTTAGTCCAAG TGATGCTGCTGTTGTCATGCTTTCTGGTCAATTGGCAGATGGCTTCACTACAATCTTTGTTGGAGAATTG ATCGATCGTTTTGGACATTTCAAACTTTGGCATGCAGGAGGATCCATTTTAGTAGCAGTTTCCTTCTCATCTGTTTTTGGTAGCTGTTTGCCTTGCAAACTTACGGGGACTATTTCATCTACAATGGAGACTGTTGGATATAGCACGTTTGCTGCTATTTTCAATGTTGGCTGGGCAGTTACTCAGGTCTCTCATAT GTCGATGGTGAACTGCATGACATCAAACCCAACAAGTCGGGTTTCATTAATAAGCTGCCGTAATGCCTTCACAATG ATCGCAAATCTTAGCCTGTATGGCATTGCTTTGCTGATATTTAGCCTACTTCAGTCTGTGAGTGTGATAGTTCAG TATCGGTGGATAGCATATGTGTCCATTGCCCTTGGATCTTGTTTTGTTGTTGTGTTCTTGATTGGAACAAAAGAGCCAGG gttaAATCAACATTGCCAGAATAAGAGAGTTTCGAGGATTTCATGGACCCACTGGTTCAAGAAAGTATTGTACTATCAAGTTGCTCTAGTGTACATGCTCACTAGGTTGGTGACCAATGTTTCACAG GCACTTCTTGCTTTCTACGTCATAAATGATTTGGAAATGCCCCAATCATCCAAAGCATTG GTGCCTGCTATTATCTATGTCTGCAGCTTGATAGTATCTGTCATATTACAG GAGACTAGGTGGTCAAGTTGgcgtttaaaaaaatacttttcagTTGGGGCCATCCTTTGGATATTGTCTGGTGTTGGAATTATTGCTCTACCAAGCAGAATGCACAACTTCATGTATGCACTATCAATCACAATAGGAGTTGGCAATGCTCTTATGACG GTAACAAGTATCAGCATGGAAGGAGTTTTAGTAGGAGAAGATCTAAATGGTTGTGCTTTTGTGTATGGCTCACTAAGTTTTGTTGACAAAGTGTCATGTGGACTAGCTCTGTATATTCTCGAGTCCTATCAAG GAAGTACCAGTACCAGGAAGAGCCTAGAGTCGGCATCTGGCTATTCAGTTACAAGACTCGGTCTGGGGTTAGTCCCAGCTGCCTGTTCTCTGCTTTCAGCCATAATAGCTTATACAATGGACCTCCCTGACACTCGGCGAAGACCATTAGCTGAACCTCTTCTCGCATAA